The genome window CAATAAGGCCTTATTGGGGAAATGGTTGTGGCGGTTTGGGAAGGAAGAGGATCGGTTATGGAGGAAGGTGGTAGCTTCAAAATATGGggaaaaatttgggggggggggggggggtggttggaCCTCAATACTATGTAGGGGAGTTCATGGGCATGGTTTGTGGAGAGGTATTCGTATGGGATGGgaggattttagcaaaaattgtcAGTTTGTTGTTGGGTTGGGGAATAGAGTGAGGTTTTGGCAGGATAGGTGGTGTGGGGATCAACCATTTCAATTGGCTTTCCCAAGGTTGTATGGTATTGCCATTGATAAGGGGGTATCTATTGAAGCTTCTTTGTCAAGGCAAGGGGCGGaggatagaagaatttgggatGTTCGTTTTATTCGAgaatttaatgattgggagatggatGAAGGGCTGCATTTTCTTCGTATATTGGGAGCTAATACTCCTCCAATGGATGTGGGAGATCGAATGAGATGGAAGTTGAAGCTTAATGGGGATTTTGATATCCGGTCTTATTGTAACAAATTAAGGAATTCTCCTTCAAAtgtctttccttggaaagctaTTTGGAAAGTAAAGGCCCCTAGGcgagtttcttttttgtttggtgtgtaGCCTGGAATAAGATCCTAACGGGTGATAATCTGAGATTGAGGAGATTGGTTTTTGTGGACTGGTGTATTATGTGTCGACATTGTGGAGAGACAGTAGACCACTTACTTCTGCATTGTGAGATGGCGTATCGGTTATGGAGCTTtgtctttataatttttggctTGTCTTGGGTTGTACCTAGATCGATCCCAGATTTGCTTTTTGGCTGGTagaattggttggggaagcacTCGTCTCAGATATGGAATTTAGTTCTGTTGTGCATCTTTTGGTATATTTGGAAGGAACGGAATCAGCGGacttttgaggatttggatagTTCCGGTGATCAGTTTcttgcttcttttagtgggcttctttttgattggtctcgggcttggggactcacgcctagtgattctctcccttctttcattagctctctttctctttgtaatTAATCTGTggattggttttcttttttgttttttctttgtttttccttattGTATTTTCTGGGTGTGCTCTATGTTCTTCGTGCATAGAGTAGCCTTTCgtatatataatattcttacttatcaaaaaaaaaaaatacacagaaagataggatttggatttgaaatgagGAAATTTGCTTAAAGATAAGGGTAGctcctattgatgaaaagatgagggaaAGTCGATTGAGATGGTTTGGTTATGTTCAAAAGGAGTGACTAATACACCGGTAAGAAAGAGTGAGTTTATCCAAGTTAAAGAAACgaaaaaaggtagaggaagaccaaaaatctttagtagaagtaataaaaaatgacatgtcaattaaggaagtaacaCAATGTATGACTTTAGATAGAATagaaaggaggaaaagaacacaTGTGGCCGACCTTAACTAATCTATTAGGATCGGTAGttgatcccaaaattttggaactaaggttttgttgtttttgcttttatttttagttttttttttaaatgaagtttagcagaaaaaataaagatacaAAATCTGACCATTTGATGGTTTAGTATCCgtacttcatttttatttacatttagaACTCAAGGGTGAATTGTAGAACTTCAATGATAACAATTATGCAGTTGGCAAATCAAGCTCTGAGGTGGTCTTAAAATGGATCTCTGCTATTTCTCATGTTAACTTAAGACATGTATagaattttatccaaaataaataaagtaatctGATTAACCAATAATGAAGGTTTTCTACCATCTGGCATTCGGGTACTTCTCTTTCACCTTTCTGCAGGTCTGCGTAGAAGAGCTGCTGTTGTATTTAGAATGTTCTTTTGCCTTGACCTAATCCCTAATCCAGATACTGTTATGAAGATGATTGTACCAAAGAAGACCCTTTGTCACAGGATAGTTTCCGGAAACTAGCATTGCCATTACCATACTCTAAGCAGCATCACTCGAAGCTTGTTTGCTACATAACTAAAGAGCTGATGGACACAGAAAACCCTCCCCAAGTTTTGCCTAATGGCTATGTCTACAGCACTAAGGTTCCTGTTATTCTTGTATTAAGCAAGTAGTACaactttatattattattattattctgactttcttttttcctttggcTTGGCAGGCTCTTGAAGAAATGTCTAGGAAGAATAACGGTAAAATCACCTGTCCAAGGACAGGTTTGATCTGCAACTACACAGATCTGGTTAAGGCATATATATCATAAGACTGCATGGTGCCTCAGTGCCTGTGGCTGTATGCAGTTTTAATTCATCTTCTGTAGATAGGGCTCCTTCCTGAAAGAACACAGCAAAGTTCCTCATGAACATTTCCTATGCCTATATTTGGGTCTGGTGTTGGGGACATGTACATATGCAAAAATGCTTAACAGTTTCAGTTCGAATGTTTTAAATCTGcatgaaataaatatttattatttcttaaccTATATTCTTAAGGCACTAATCAACAATATCATTATTTCTTAAATTGGTAGCAATTAATGAGCTTTGCCTCATAATAATGTTGGTTCGCATGGGTATAGGTGACGGCCATTAGTTTAATTGAAAGCAAGATGTGCATAATCTGGACCCCAAAAATATACTCTTCTTTTGAACTTtcccaaaacataaaatcctGATATGCTCAATTCCATATTACTCATCTCTTGCAAAGAACAGAACAGAACTTGGGAATGATATGCCAAGTTGCCAACAATTTTTCACCCATTCGAGGCTAGTCTtgggattttaaattttaactgaTTACGTTTAAACTTGAAACCACAGTCCTATGAATTTGCATTTGAAAAGCCATATGCCCAAATCCATTACTCTCATGTATACATATCCTTTCAGAGCACTGAACCTTACATGGTTAGCATACTATAAATCAGTATGATCTGAAGCTGATTTTAATGTCACAGTTTGCTGGTGACATTTTGTGACGGTGTATTTACTGATGATAGTCGGGGTTATGGTTTATAAAGATGGCTTCTTTCATTGAGGAGAGGACAATTGTAACGTTCATATGAAAACTGCATAGCAAGTATCGCTACACTGCAACTCAACTCCAACGACCATGATCTGGACGAGAACAACACATTTGCACTATAAAAAGCTCCCATTCCAGAAAGCTAGTTCCAGAAAGTATCTTCTGTCACAGATAAACCCAGCATTGCTATGACAGGCGTAACCATCACAGTTCTGAATTCTCAGAGGGCTGTAAATGAGCCAAGCTTTTTCAAGTAATGCATGTTTAAGCTTGGCTCGAGCTCGCGACaagcctaaaaataatgtttgagCTTAAGCTCGTAAGATAGCCAAAAAAGCTTGAGCTAAGCTTGGCTTGATGTGTCCCATGCCCTTTGGAATAAAGAATTTCCTTAGGCATACGTCTCATATTCTCCTGACATGTCCTTTGGATTCATATTGGGATTCttgaaaagcaaaagaaaaagaaaggaatccTCATACTTTGATCTTGTCATGATTACTTTGGTCTTGCCATGTTTCTTCCGACAAAGTCTGAACATTataagttgaagaaaaggacaaaaattttCAGTTGATTTTAAGTCAAAAAGTGGGAAAAACACTGTTCACTTTTATTGTTCACAGATTACTGTTCACGGATTACTATTCACAGATTACTGTTCATGGATTACTATTCACTGACACTGTTCGGAGTGGATTAGGTATCCTATTCCCAATAAGAATGACCTGGTCCATAGGTTGAGTGAAGTTGTGGTATTTTCCAAATTTAACATGAAATCTGGGTTCTGGCAAATCCAAATTAGTGAGAATGACAGGTACAAAACTGCTTTTACCACTCCTTTGGATattatgagtggaatgttatGCCATTTGGTCTTAAGAATGCCCCTAGTGAGTTTCAAAATatcatgaatgatatttttaactccttcagtcatttcaccattgtttatattgatgatgttcttgtttactCTAGTTCTATTAATGAGCACTGGAAACATTTGTATTCGTTTCTGGATACTATCaaaagaaatggtcttgttgtctctgcaaagaaaattaaattgtttcAAACAAAAGTTCGTTTCCTTGGCTATGACATCTTTGAAGGACAGATTCGTCCTATTGATAGAGCCATCCAATTTGCTGATAAGTTTCCTGATGTTATCACTGATAAAACACAGCTCCAAAGATTTCTTGGGTCATTAAATTATGTTGCTGATTTCTACAAGGATATGAGGAAACAATGCAAACCCTTGTTTGACAGGTTAAAAAGTAATCCATCTCCTTGGTATGATATTCATACTTCCCTTGTTATGCAAATCAAATCTCATGTTAAGACATTGCCTTGTCTTGGTATTCTTACTGTTGgtgctttcaaaattgttgaaaccgATGCCTCTGACATTGGTTATGGTGGTATTCTAAAACAAAGAGTTTCTCCTAGGTCACTTGAACAAATTGTTCGTTTCTATTCTGGGATTTGAAATAATGCACAgttaaattatagtactattaaaaaagagattttatctatagtaccatgcatttcaaaatttcaaagtgatttgttaaaccaaaagtttttgtgacgtattgattgcaaaagtgctaaatatgttattgaaaaagatgttgaaaatattgcttcaaaacatatttttgctagATAGCAAGCTATTTTAAGCGTTTTTTATTTcgatattgaatatattaaaggatccCAAAATACtatccctgatttccttacCTATGTCACAATGGCAAGTAGAAGACCCAAAGATAATCATCCTGCTGAAACCTCcaaacaaattgttaaaaaagaacctgCTTCTCCTCTAATAATTACTAATCGTTTCACCACCCTAGGAACCATCCCTAGGCCTAATTACTCCACTGTTCTTGCCTCGTCCTATGACCCTTATGCCATAACCCCTGTTAACCAAACTATTAGAACTGCTTTTCCCAGAAATTCCTATAACCCTCAATGcatcaaaaaacaatatttccaAAACTTGTTTTATATTGAACCCAACAAAGTCTCCATTTTTTATCCTCTTAGACTTGCTAAAAGTTATTTCCCTCCAATGTTTCACTGGATTCCTGAGCACAGAGAAAAGAATTTACAGTATTATTCTAATCTTCTGCATCATGAAAAATCTGTTATTATTAACACCATTTTTGACAAGGTTGACACCTCCAAAATTATTTACCATAGTGTTTACATGGTCATTTTTATTTCTGAAGAAAAATGGGGCTCTTCCCCTAATTCTACCAAAACAATGTCCACTTCCCCCATTCCCTAttcatattatgattatatcACTGCTTGGTCTAGATTCATGCTACAccagaatgaaaaaaaaatgtctcattCCTAGTTTGTTAACTTTGATAAAAGTTTCACTGGTTGTTTACCTCTTTGGTTCAATCGTTGGTGGACCCAGTTTGGCCCTATTGCTGAAATATTTCTTGAGCCATTGCTTGATGCTTTCGaatgtttcaagaaattttatcgGTGCGATGCTCATAGAGCTAAATTTCCTGCTTTGCTTCACTTTGTTAAGCACTATAAAATACCTTGGATATTAAAATGGCAATATGAAAAAGAATATGATGTTCTCTCAAGACATTGGTATGTAAAATGGTGGGGCAAATTTCCTCACACTCAACGTATTATTGCTACTATTTCCAAAGAATTTTCATCTACTGCTGCTCTCCCCATGGCTAAGGATCATTCCCCAGTTCAAACCCCTGTCCATGTTGAtgttccctcttcttcttccatcAAGAATGCTAAGCCTCCAGCAAAGAATAAGAGCTCCCCCATTGACGATTTAAGAAAAAATCCTGATGCTCTTATGGCTTTACTCAAATGGGCAGAAGAAGCTATTGACAATCAAGGAGAATCCAAAGCCTCCTCTGAAGAATCTGTTGCCCACAACCCTTATTTCCCTTATGGCCAGGAACTGTTCGGACATGATGAGGATAACACTCCAGATCTTCAAGAAAATTGATCTTATTTGTTTGGTCTGCACAAAGGCCAAAAATGCTACAATGTTTACTTACTGGTCAAATTCCACTATTGTTTTCCACCTCTGATGATGATGTTCTAAAAAGAAGATTCCCCATGTTTCCTGCTGAAAAGAAGATTCTCCATTATTCCAAGGCTTTCGGTCACACCAAAATCACTTTGGCAAGCATTTACTGTTCACTGCACTGTTCACTATTCACTTTTACTATTCATTATACTATTCACTCAGatattttgcctatttaaggggggttgtcccttaagtTTAAAACAGAATTCTACTTAGGATTTTCTCTTTGAAACTTCTTCCTCTTAGAAGCCTTTCTCTAGAGAGAATTCCTTGCTCCTATTACCTTGCTCCTACTATCACTATTTCCTTACAAAACCTTGTAACTAGAACTAGTTCAAGTTTTGTAATTGTTAACATGTACTGTTGAAATCatgtattcactactactgtaagtgtttattctactttcaataacaagtttcaattttatattcattattctacttgttgctaccgccaccttggacggattaccgccataaCAGGCGGTTTTAAATTGCttttatttactttgaattattttcatatatactgTTTGGCTGGTTCTACTGCCTTactattatttttactttttaagttATTTACTTACATTCACTATATTACACTGTGCTTCCATCTCTTCCCTTCAGTTATGCGTCACCctccccctttatggtatcagaaGCTCAAGCTTAATATTAAGCTCAAACTCAAGCTCAGGGCAAGCTTTTGAGCTTAAGATCTAAGAAAATTACATTATCAAATGCttaaatatctaaaataaaaaaaaaatagtatactcattttatcatgtGTCTAATCCTACTTATAATTagccattattcaaattaaaattttacataattaaattcatctaTTCATCCTTCTTTGTCTATAGCTTTAACAATtgtttaaaatacaatttttacattcactttCGATGATGAAGAATTAGAAAAATACTGGATTATAACTATTATGAGTGAAAAAATACTAACATATTTCATGACTTTACATTAGACGATTGATAGGGAAAAATCATAAGTGGAAcacttcatttatttatttatttatttttaaatgtaactaaAGTCTAAAATGGTTTTTGGTGAGTCTatagggaaggaaaaaaaattaaagtaatgaATGATGGTCCCATGTTGGCCATATCATTATTAAGATTCGTATAATAAGTATATTTAACTAAcaattataaacttataaataagTCTATACTTGAATTGTTTTATATCATGCCTTATAGCTCAGGAACTTGTtcgtgaacaaatttttttgcttgggcttgacttgttaaTTAAACAAGCTTAAAACTAAGGTTCAAGCTTggcttatttataaataaacaaacatgaacAAGGCTTTTATCGAACCGAGTCCAAGTTGTTCACGATcggcttggttcatttacaaccCTTATTCACAGTTAAACCTCAGAAGAGAGTATTTGACTCTttcaaaatgacaaaactgCGCCTACAAGAAAGCCATGTCTTAAGTTGCAcgagaaataatataaattaacaCAAGGTACAGTTTAGATCACTGGTTCTGTTCCAAATAGCACTTATGTCCGGTAAAAGTTCAGAAATTTTCAAACAGCTATAAAGAATTTGGGATAATAATTATCCATACAGCGTAGAAGAAACGTTTTCAAAGACGTCAAGGTTTTAAGTAGATTTCTGTTACTTAAAACGTTCTGTTCTACGTGGACTAACCTCAGGTTTTAAGTTGGTTTTTGTCACTTAAAAACTGCTTTTAAGTTGACTCACTGCCTCTTGGAGAACCATGATTGTCGTTATCATCAACGGGGCTCCTGTTGTCCCGATGGATAGGACTAGGGCTGCCACTGCGGCCATTTTCTTCAGCAAGACTCCTATAGCTCCTACCCCGGGGGCTTtctccatcagcatcatcaaTAGGACTTTTGCTCTTTCCCCTGGGGCTCCCACTGTAGTCAGACCCATTGGCCTGCCTGCCATCCCTTGGCGATGGGCTGCCTCTCTTTTGTGGGCTCCTATCATCAGGTGTAGGACTACGCCTCCTACCTTTAGATGGTGGTGGTGAACCCCTGTGTCGTTTCGGGCTACGGCTGTCATGGGGGCTTCTTGATCTTCTATCAACTTGTTCAAGGCTTCGTTCTCTCTTCAAGGGAGATCGactgagaaaaaagaagaaaaaaacatgaTTAATAAATGAAACAAGCAAGGAAGCACATTTAAAATGTAAGGCAAATGCTGAATATTATGTTTCCAGGTTCTTGCAAACTAtaccaaaatatgaaaaaagaatCTACAGATACACATATAAACACAACAGCAGAGAATTTTCATTTGTCATGATAGTTGACACGATGCAACATAAGTGGTACTCTGCACGTTAAAGTCAGAAACTCATAACAAGTAAAAAGGATTACGAAAAACAAACCTATAACTACGGTCCCTGCTGTAACTATGACTTCTACTTCTGCCACGACGAGGACTTGGTGACCTTGAGTAGCTCCGCCCACGTCTGCACCAAAAAACTAAAGCTCAACAAACAACTCAAGAAATATAATACCGAAAAAGGAAGAAAGCCTgcaacacagagagagagagagagagaggggcggTACCTAAGTTTTTTAGGACTATtcttacaatttctttctatGTGGCCCCGTTCCCCACACCGATAACACTTATTCTTCCAGTCCCCAGCTTTGCAATCACGAGCCCAATGACCATCAATTCCACAATTAAAACAGCGTCCTGATCCTGGAGGAGGACCTCTCCCAAGATACTCACGAGATCCACCAGGACCACGTGGCCCCTAAATGCAAATCAGAATACCCTTAGAATTGTGATAAAATATACCTTTAACAATCTCCTTTAGAAATCATGAAGGAAGGATAGCAAACATCAAAAACTATGAACAGtagtttttaaaatatccaGACAGGCAGGTAAGATGGTAAAAAGCAGAAACATGCTAAAATGTTCTGGCTGATTAGGCCatcaattttaaaagaaaaaatattctaaattaatacattttcaattttcttctaaaatcatttattaattgaaatttttcttCAGCTTTTTGAATTTGTAAACTAGTTACAGGAATCAATAGTTGGAACCACCATCAAACATAAATGACCTTTACAACAATTTCAATGAGTAAttaacaaacacacacacacacacacacatacatatgcagaaacagaaaataatttaaatattttcaataagcTAGCAGAAAGTTGGATGCTGCACTTTACATGGATCATGAAAACAAATTGCAGGAAAATAAACTTCCATGTGACATAATCATTCAAAATACTTACCAAAAGGGATTAAACCATGATAATGACagagcaaaaaattataataatattaaaataaaataaaaacttttttttaataactaaaaccaccaacaaaaaaaaaaaaaaaaacttgcaacaagaaaaacagaaaatataCCCAAGGAACATATACAAAATACCATGAGAGAAATTGCACTAACTTACCCCTTTAGCAAATTCTACAATGATGCGACTCCCATCAACATCCCGattattaagattatatattGCATCTTCAGCATCTCGAGGATCACTAAATTCCTGTGATCAAAAGCAATGGAAAAGAGAAGATCATATCTGCAAAACATGTATAATATAGCACAGACATGAAACAAACCAAATTGCATGACAGAGGGAAAAACAAAGAATTGGAGTACATACAACAAAGGCGAAGTCGCGCTTCATATCCACATCGCGTACTCTGCGTAAACGGGTGCCAGAAACAGTAAGGCCATCAAGACACAAGTATCGAAGGGTAGACACTTCCGCCCCTCACAGATGAACTAAACACCACTTTGAGATTGTTGCCATTTCCATAAAAACACGCAATAACAATATAGAAAGACTCGCCAAATCCACCAAGATTCACCCTCTCACCATAGACCTCCAGGTTAGGCAAAAGCCAAGAAACCTTCAAGAAGATCATTTGAGTTAAACCATACAAAGACACGTGGAGGGCTACAACGTTCTCACGCagatatttaaaaattgaacatTTAAATGTCAAGCACAAAAGGGCTTTTCGTGCTTGGCAAACTCCTCAtttttctccccccccccccccccccacacacacacacacccagcCACCCTAGTCCCCATGCCCATATCCCCCATTAACCCACAAAAATATCTCCTCTTTGGTAATCTGTTTCATTGGGCTCGTATATGGGTTGTACAAATTGAATTTCTTTATCTGAATTCTTAGTCTCTATTTCCTTTAGTTCCTGATTatattgtatttgtttcttgttcagagtgttcaccatcgtgaacatgatgttcaatttttttcaataaaagtcttattacctattaaaaaaaaaaaaaaacccacacaaaatttaaatataagggTACTTTAAGTTTTGTTCCATAAGTTCCCCAAGTAAATGCATTTGGCCAATAAAACCAATAAGCCACATGGCAGTGCTGCATTTATGAGTCAGTCACATGGTTGAATTTAGTTAGGGAAACTAAGGTTTAGCACTTAAGCAACTATACCTAATTTTTACCCTAAATATAAAACCGCACACGgccaccaagaaaaaaaaaatttacatttcttCATAATATACGGCAATGAGGAATGAATTAAaacacttatccaaaaaaaaaaggtaagaaatACAAACAGTCACATTCGTCccacaaattctaaaattttcaacataAGGTGTAAATGTAATATAAGTTATAATCTTCAAGAACTAAAAGTAAAGAAACCCAAGCACATAACGCATACAAGGTTCTCGCAaaaatttaacatgttaaaATAAACAACATTAAATAAACATGATTTccacaaaattatattaaaaataaatagaaggcAAAACATTGGGGATATACCTTCCATATCTGCTAAAAATATCGTCAAGATCGCGTGACCTTGTCCGCGAAGACAAGCGCCCGACATAGAGACGCGAACCACCGTAGCGGTCATCATACCGAGGCATTTTCACCTACAGTAAAATATACATAATACAcatttacacacatatatactacTTTCTCGATAATAATTTTGTCAATTAACTCATAGCTGCATgttcacacacacaaatacatacaTGTACAAATTCAATAcacaccaaaccaaaccaaaaaacaaaattcacaaTTCACAATTGCAGCAAAACGTGAAATAAAAACTTCGAAGAAGCTCACTCGATGAAAGAAGTATAATTTTCGTACATAAATGAGCAaaaatttcacacacacacacacatatatatatataaaattgtaaaaattttgggATAGAGGAAAATCAGATCTAAAATATTCAATTGGTTATGTAAAGAAATGAGCTTAGaagaagaggtttttttttcttttttctttttttgaggatcAGCTAAGAAGAAGAGGTAAAAGCTTAAGGAATagctgagagagagagcgcgTACCTGAAGAAAACGAAGATTCAAAACCCTAGATTTGTTTcgtacagagagagagagagagagaaagagagagggaggcCGAGATTTTCTCTTCTTGTATTTATAGAGGGAAAGGAACGTTGTACTTGTGCTGTTTCTGTGGATAAGTCTGAGTGTACTGTCGGCTGTAGCTACCTGTTGTTTTGGAATGAGAAATAGTTTATGaataaattgattaaattcaatgcCTGTACGCATAGCGGGGATAGCTCAGTTGGGAGAGCGTCAGACTGAAGATCTGAAGGTCGCGTGTTCGATCCACGCTCACCGCAAatgattatctttttttttaattaattttttaaatcgATGTAGTAAAGCTCTTTTGGGCTTTTAGTAGGTCCTACTCCAACCATAAgggcataaaaataaatttctcttttctttttaagtttttttttttttttttttttcaaacttcatCCAATAATTTTAGTAGGTCCTACTTCATCCAATAATTTtgaatcagttttttttttttttacatccacaacattgaatctttttccttttttttcttttttaaattagaaaacttTTATTGGATTTCAGTAGGTCCCACTTCAACAAATAAAGGAataaaatgttttgtgaaatctaacaaaataatttgcttttcttaattttgtatattttttcaaacttaACAACCTTTGTCTGGCTTTTAGTAAGCCCACCTCAACCATAAAATATTGACTAATCTCCTCTTCCAaacattgaaaaagaaaggCAAATGAAAGATTCAGTGGCAAGCAATCAATAGATGCCGATCCATGAAATCTTAAAGGCTGGGTCAAATTTTTAGTAACAAAAGTTATCTCATGCGTACAATATACACACGCTTTTTCTCACAATTAGTAAGCTCCACACAATGTGAGAAGGAGGATACATGTAtcttatgtataaaatatattattcttttGCTAGGATCTCTTCTCCATATTCACAAGATATAAGGACcgatacaagaaaattgttgtCTTAAAATTTCTATGTTACTATTTCTAATCAAATCAACTGATATTTATATCAAATAACATACACCATTAAATGTTAATACAAGGCTACAAGCTATTCCAAACAACATAGACGATGCTACAGAAGCGTACAAGGTACAATCATACAGTTTCTAAATAGAAAACATAGTCCCCATGTActtctacaaaattttagtgcaaCCAATGACAAAAATTCATGGTTGCAGTAATGCAGGATTGCTATAGCACCATATGTGATCGTTGTCACCTCTAAAAATAGCCTACTTTCACAAATCTGCTTTTATGCCGATTTCCCATGTAATTCATGACTAACTCCAGTATCTGAGAGCTCTCTTGTTCATCCTGGAATGGCTCTGTAATCATCAACATCTTCGCAATGGTAGGCTGTTGTATTTAAGGTTGTACAGTAGCTCTTCAGCCACATGGAAGCAGATTTGAGTATGCGAAGTTCACCACTGAGAAGATCTCGAGCCATTTGCATTCTGACAGCAAGTCTTCCACACATTGGGGGAGAGTTGACAGGCACCAAAGAC of Quercus lobata isolate SW786 chromosome 8, ValleyOak3.0 Primary Assembly, whole genome shotgun sequence contains these proteins:
- the LOC115958533 gene encoding serine/arginine-rich splicing factor RS2Z33-like isoform X1, whose product is MPRYDDRYGGSRLYVGRLSSRTRSRDLDDIFSRYGRVRDVDMKRDFAFVEFSDPRDAEDAIYNLNNRDVDGSRIIVEFAKGGPRGPGGSREYLGRGPPPGSGRCFNCGIDGHWARDCKAGDWKNKCYRCGERGHIERNCKNSPKKLRRGRSYSRSPSPRRGRSRSHSYSRDRSYSRSPLKRERSLEQVDRRSRSPHDSRSPKRHRGSPPPSKGRRRSPTPDDRSPQKRGSPSPRDGRQANGSDYSGSPRGKSKSPIDDADGESPRGRSYRSLAEENGRSGSPSPIHRDNRSPVDDNDNHGSPRGSEST
- the LOC115958533 gene encoding serine/arginine-rich splicing factor RS2Z33-like isoform X2, translated to MKRDFAFVEFSDPRDAEDAIYNLNNRDVDGSRIIVEFAKGGPRGPGGSREYLGRGPPPGSGRCFNCGIDGHWARDCKAGDWKNKCYRCGERGHIERNCKNSPKKLRRGRSYSRSPSPRRGRSRSHSYSRDRSYSRSPLKRERSLEQVDRRSRSPHDSRSPKRHRGSPPPSKGRRRSPTPDDRSPQKRGSPSPRDGRQANGSDYSGSPRGKSKSPIDDADGESPRGRSYRSLAEENGRSGSPSPIHRDNRSPVDDNDNHGSPRGSEST